A genomic stretch from Gopherus flavomarginatus isolate rGopFla2 chromosome 3, rGopFla2.mat.asm, whole genome shotgun sequence includes:
- the LOC127046667 gene encoding uncharacterized protein LOC127046667, with amino-acid sequence MWPHYSAVGRLQGGFGERESKPGKETSFAAVCSRVPRTPLQTAGKETCLHGGSGNARANRGRRPASPRFALAFPEPPCKPQGRRPACTGVRGTREQTGEGDQLRRGLLSRSPNPPANRREGDLLARGFGERESKPGKETSFPAVCSRVPRTPLQTAGKETCLHGGSGNARANRGRRPASPRFALAFPEPPCKPQGRRPACTGVRGTREQTGEGDQLRRGLLSRSPNPPANRREGDLLARGFGERESKPGKETCLITRGFLRYAGIPAYSTEVKKSAGKCLHLITSAGSPALDPLHPRQNGSTASAANRELQRWWCPADVYTS; translated from the coding sequence atgtggccacactacagcgctgttgggcggcttcaaggggggttcggggaacgcgagagcaaaccggggaaggagaccagcttcgccgcggtttgctctcgcgttccccgaacccccctgcaaaccgcagggaaggagacctgcttgcacgggggttcggggaacgcgagagcaaaccggggaaggagaccagcttcgccgcggtttgctctcgcgttccccgaacccccctgcaaaccgcagggaaggagacctgcttgcacgggggttcggggaacgcgagagcaaaccggggaaggagaccagcttcgccgcggtttgctctcgcgttccccgaacccccctgcaaaccgcagggaaggagacctgcttgcacgggggttcggggaacgcgagagcaaaccggggaaggagaccagcttccccgcggtttgctctcgcgttccccgaacccccctgcaaaccgcagggaaggagacctgcttgcacgggggttcggggaacgcgagagcaaaccggggaaggagaccagcttccccgcggtttgctctcgcgttccccgaacccccctgcaaaccgcagggaaggagacctgcttgcacgggggttcggggaacgcgagagcaaaccggggaaggagaccagcttcgccgcggtttgctctcgcgttccccgaacccccctgcaaaccgcagggaaggagacctgcttgcacgggggttcggggaacgcgagagcaaaccggggaaggagacctgcttgattaccagaggcttcctcaggtatgctgggatacctgcttattccacggaggtcaagaaaagcgctggtaagtgtctacacttgattaccagcgctggatcaccagcgctggatcctctacacccgagacaaaacgggagtacggccagcgctgcaaacagggagttgcagcgctggtggtgccctgcagatgtgtacacctcctaa